GGCGTCCACCAGCGAGCTCTACGGCCTGGTGCAGGAAACCCCGCAGAAGGAAACCACCCCCTTCTACCCGCGCAGCCCCTACGCGGTGGCCAAGATGTACGCCTACTGGATCACGGTCAACTACCGCGAGGCCTACGGCATCTATGCCTGCAACGGCGTGCTGTTCAACCACGAAAGCCCGATCCGCGGCGAGACCTTCGTCACCCGCAAGATCACGCGTGCGGTCGCCCGCATCGCGCTGGGCCTGCAGGACTGCCTGTACCTGGGCAACATGAGCGCGCTGCGCGACTGGGGCCATGCGCGCGATTACGTCGAGATGCAGTGGCTGATGCTGCAACAGCAGAGCGCCGAAGACTTCGTCATCGCCACCGGCGTGCAGTACAGCGTGCGCCAGTTCGTCGAGAAGGCGGCTGCCGAACTAGGCATCACGATCGCCTTCGAAGGCGAGGGCGAGCAGGAGTTCGGCTACGTGTCGGCCGTCACCGGCAAGCAGGCCAAGTGCAAGGTGGGCGATGTGGTCGTCAAGGTCGACCCGCGCTACTACCGCCCGACCGAAGTCGAGACCTTGCTCGGCGACCCGACCAAGGCCAAGGTCAAGCTCGGCTGGACGCCGCGCACCACCTTCGACGAACTCGTCAAGGAAATGATCGAGGCCGACTACACCAGCGCGCGCAAGGACAGCCTGGTCAAGATGGCCGGTTTCCAGGCCTTCGATCACCACGAGTGAATCGGGCGGGCGTAGTGCCCGCCTTCGACGCGCTTCAGGCCGGCGGCTCTTCGGCGGCCGGCAGCACGTCTTCGTAGATGCTGGCCACGCTCAGGGTCTGGCCCAGGCTGGTCAATTCGATCGCGTCTGCCTCGCCAGCCGGATACAGCACCCAGTGGCCATCGTCGTTGCGGCGGAACAGGTCCACCTGCATGCGGTCCTGCTCGACAAACAGCACTTCCTGCAAGCTCGCCAGGCTGCGATACAACTCGAACTTGCGCCCGCGGTCGTAAGCGCCGGTGCTGTTGCTGATCACTTCGACCACCAGTGTCGGATGACGCTTGGCGAGATCCGCTTCGGTGCTGCGGTCACGTGGGTCGCAGGTGACGAACACGTCGGGGTAGACCACGGCGTCGGCGGTTTCGATGTACACCTTCATGTCGGACATGAAAGTGCGGCATGGCGTGCCGCGCAACGAATTTCTCAGTGCCACATACAGATTGCCGGCGATCCGGTTGTGCGCATCGCGCGCCCCGGTCATGGCGAACACCTCACCGTCGACCCATTCGTGGCGATCGTGCTGCTCGGCCTCCCAGGCCAGGAAACCGGCCAGATCGAATCGGCTGGCCACTTGCGCATGTCCCATCTGCAATCTCCGGCGAATGTTCGGTATCGCGTGATTCGGGATGCTATCGCGGCGCGGACAATGCGCGCTGATTTTCCAGCCGGAGTCACACAGCCTTGAAGGCGCTCTTCATCCACCAGAATTTCCCGGGGCAGTTTCGCCATCTGGTCGATCATCTGGCACGCCAGGGCGGCCACCAGCTGGTCTGCATCGGCCAACGTGACGGCGCGCCGCTGCCGAACACCACCTACGTGCGCTACCGGCCCAAGCGCGCGCCCGGCCCGGCGACCCATCCCTATCTGATCGGCATGGAGTCCGCGGTGCTCGCCGGCCAGGCGGTGCTCGAAACCCTGCTGCAGCTGCGCCAGCAAGGCTTCGTGCCCGACGTCGTGATCGCCCACCCCAGCTGGGGCGAGACGCTCTACGTGCGCGAGGCCTATCCCGCCGCCCGGCTGATCCATTTCTGCGAGTTCTACTACCACACCGAGGGTGCGGACGTCGGCTTCGACCCGGCTTTCCCGCTCACGCTCGATCAGCGCGCCCGGCTGCGCACCCGCAACGCCTTGCACCTGCTCAACCTCGAGAACTGCGACGTTGCCGTCTCGCCCACCCACTGGCAGAAATCGGTGCACCCGCTGGCCTACCAGCCGCGCATCGAGGTGATCCACGAAGGTGTCGACACCCGCGCGGCACGCCCCGACCCGCTCGCCACCTTCGAGCTGCCCGACGGCCGCGTGCTGCGCGCCGGTGACCCGGTGGTGACTTATGTGGCGCGCAACCTCGAGCCCTATCGCGGCTTCCCGCAGTTCATGCAGGCGCTGGCGCAACTGCAGGCCCAGCGCCCCGACGTGCAGGCGCTGATCATCGGTGCCGACGGCGTCAGCTACGGCAACCCGCCCGCCGACGCGCCCAACTGGCGCGAGAAGCTGCT
This portion of the Leptothrix cholodnii SP-6 genome encodes:
- a CDS encoding Uma2 family endonuclease, encoding MGHAQVASRFDLAGFLAWEAEQHDRHEWVDGEVFAMTGARDAHNRIAGNLYVALRNSLRGTPCRTFMSDMKVYIETADAVVYPDVFVTCDPRDRSTEADLAKRHPTLVVEVISNSTGAYDRGRKFELYRSLASLQEVLFVEQDRMQVDLFRRNDDGHWVLYPAGEADAIELTSLGQTLSVASIYEDVLPAAEEPPA
- a CDS encoding glycosyltransferase family 4 protein, which gives rise to MKALFIHQNFPGQFRHLVDHLARQGGHQLVCIGQRDGAPLPNTTYVRYRPKRAPGPATHPYLIGMESAVLAGQAVLETLLQLRQQGFVPDVVIAHPSWGETLYVREAYPAARLIHFCEFYYHTEGADVGFDPAFPLTLDQRARLRTRNALHLLNLENCDVAVSPTHWQKSVHPLAYQPRIEVIHEGVDTRAARPDPLATFELPDGRVLRAGDPVVTYVARNLEPYRGFPQFMQALAQLQAQRPDVQALIIGADGVSYGNPPADAPNWREKLLRELPLDASRTHFLGTLPHARYLQALQVSAAHVYLTVPFVLSWSLLEALASGCLVIASDTAPVREVIQHGRQGLLVDFFDVAALTQHLLAAVDQSAAFTALRQAGPAHVAARYSVDAGCAQWLALLQRVTQDFRFQR
- the gmd gene encoding GDP-mannose 4,6-dehydratase translates to MTTPQKVALITGVTGQDGAYLAEFLLKKGYQVHGIKRRSSLFNTDRIDHLYQDPHVEQRNFTLHYGDLTDSTSLVRIVQLVQPDEIYNLAAQSHVAVSFEEPEYTANADGIGALRLLEAIRICGLEKKTRFYQASTSELYGLVQETPQKETTPFYPRSPYAVAKMYAYWITVNYREAYGIYACNGVLFNHESPIRGETFVTRKITRAVARIALGLQDCLYLGNMSALRDWGHARDYVEMQWLMLQQQSAEDFVIATGVQYSVRQFVEKAAAELGITIAFEGEGEQEFGYVSAVTGKQAKCKVGDVVVKVDPRYYRPTEVETLLGDPTKAKVKLGWTPRTTFDELVKEMIEADYTSARKDSLVKMAGFQAFDHHE